Proteins encoded in a region of the Vicia villosa cultivar HV-30 ecotype Madison, WI linkage group LG5, Vvil1.0, whole genome shotgun sequence genome:
- the LOC131602646 gene encoding histone H3.2 translates to MARTKQTARKSTGGKAPRKQLATKAARKSAPATGGVKKPHRFRPGTVALREIRKYQKSTELLIRKLPFQRLVREIAQDFKTDLRFQSSAVSALQEAAEAYLVGLFEDTNLCAIHAKRVTIMPKDIQLARRIRGERA, encoded by the coding sequence ATGGCACGTACCAAGCAAACCGCTCGCAAGTCCACCGGTGGCAAAGCCCCAAGGAAGCAACTGGCAACCAAAGCCGCTCGCAAGTCCGCTCCGGCCACCGGTGGAGTGAAGAAGCCACATCGTTTCAGGCCAGGAACCGTCGCTCTCCGTGAGATCCGTAAGTACCAGAAGAGCACTGAGCTTTTGATCCGCAAGCTTCCGTTCCAGCGTCTTGTTCGTGAGATCGCTCAGGATTTCAAGACTGATCTCCGTTTCCAGAGCTCCGCCGTGTCTGCACTTCAGGAAGCGGCTGAGGCTTATCTTGTTGGGCTCTTTGAGGACACCAACCTCTGCGCAATTCACGCTAAGCGTGTTACCATCATGCCAAAGGATATCCAGCTTGCTAGGCGTATTAGAGGCGAACGTGCTtga
- the LOC131605528 gene encoding uncharacterized protein LOC131605528 produces MSSSSNDEINMVTPPNLETQTPPPSSSAKPKFHPSLDVSNVRNNIHIVLDTEIDCYGILAELFQIHVHSHQVLHHIVSSDNKTPPPVTDPTYDHWATLDVIVLKWIYYTILVDLQTTIIKPDSMALATWTHLANIFQDN; encoded by the coding sequence ATGTCTTCCTCATCTAACGATGAAATCAACATGGTGACTCCTCCCAATTTGGAAACCCAAACACCACCTCCCTCATCCTCTGCCAAACCAAAGTTTCATCCCTCTCTCGATGTGTCCAACGTTAGAAATAATATTCATATTGTTCTTGACACGGAAATTGATTGTTATGGCATCTTGGCTGAGCTGTTTCAGATTCATGTCCACTCTCATCAGGTCCTGCATCATATTGTGTCTTCAGATAACAAGACTCCACCACCTGTCACTGACCCCACTTATGACCATTGGGCCACCTTAGATGTAATTGTTCTTAAGTGGATCTATTACACTATTTTGGTTGACTTACAAACCACCATCATAAAACCTGACTCAATGGCTTTGGCTACTTGGACGCATTTGGCTAACATCTTCCAGGATAACTAG
- the LOC131602647 gene encoding histone H3.2, with translation MARTKQTARKSTGGKAPRKQLATKAARKSAPATGGVKKPHRFRPGTVALREIRKYQKSTELLIRKLPFQRLVREIAQDFKTDLRFQSSAVSALQEAAEAYLVGLFEDTNLCAIHAKRVTIMPKDIQLARRIRGERA, from the coding sequence ATGGCACGTACCAAGCAAACCGCTCGCAAGTCCACCGGCGGCAAGGCCCCAAGGAAGCAACTGGCAACCAAAGCCGCTCGCAAGTCTGCTCCTGCTACCGGAGGAGTGAAGAAGCCACATCGTTTCAGGCCAGGAACCGTTGCTCTCCGTGAGATCCGCAAGTACCAAAAGAGCACTGAGCTGTTGATCCGCAAGCTTCCTTTCCAACGCCTTGTTCGTGAGATCGCTCAAGATTTCAAGACTGACCTCCGTTTCCAGAGCTCCGCCGTGTCTGCACTTCAGGAAGCGGCTGAGGCATATCTTGTTGGTCTCTTTGAGGATACTAACCTCTGCGCCATTCACGCTAAGCGTGTGACTATCATGCCTAAGGATATCCAGCTTGCAAGGCGTATTAGAGGCGAGCGTGCTTGA